In the genome of Photobacterium sp. TLY01, one region contains:
- a CDS encoding glycosyltransferase family 4 protein, whose translation MIRLLHVFSTFAVGGPQIRFAQLANALSGQYRHTIISLDGADQAMSRLATDVQAEFLPMPALKAMSLPQRLHTIHRLISRHQPDILMTYNWGAIEWAFCNRLLRLCRGIHWEDGFSPDEASQLYRRRNLFRRHALSGDTQVVVPSNTLMAIARQHWQIPEQRLHYFPNGIAMPETLQKRPPSAVTTLITLASLRAEKNLHRLIDTFASHAPRSRLLIGGDGPMLTELEAYIVARNLTQTVRLAGRIDDVWGFLAQGDIFCLSSDTEQMPLSVLEAMATALPIVATDVGDVKTIVAAENTPFVVPPAHYARAFQHLLSEPEQWQAIGAANCQKARQHYSFHHMVENFTRLTTLTR comes from the coding sequence ATGATCCGCTTACTGCATGTCTTTTCCACTTTTGCCGTGGGCGGCCCGCAAATCCGCTTCGCGCAATTGGCCAATGCCCTGTCCGGACAATATCGCCACACCATCATCTCGCTGGACGGCGCCGATCAGGCAATGTCCCGGCTGGCAACCGATGTGCAGGCCGAGTTTCTGCCCATGCCGGCCCTCAAGGCCATGAGCCTGCCACAGCGACTGCACACCATTCACCGCCTGATCAGCCGTCATCAACCCGATATCCTGATGACCTACAACTGGGGCGCCATCGAATGGGCCTTCTGCAACCGCCTGCTGCGCCTGTGCCGGGGCATTCACTGGGAAGACGGCTTCAGCCCGGATGAAGCCAGCCAGTTGTACCGGCGCCGAAATCTGTTTCGCCGCCATGCGCTCAGTGGGGACACCCAGGTCGTGGTACCGTCCAACACCTTAATGGCCATCGCCCGGCAGCACTGGCAGATCCCCGAACAGCGGCTGCACTATTTTCCCAATGGCATTGCCATGCCGGAAACGCTTCAGAAAAGGCCGCCTTCTGCAGTGACCACACTGATCACCCTGGCGAGCTTACGCGCCGAAAAAAATCTCCACCGTCTGATCGACACCTTTGCCAGCCATGCCCCCCGCAGCCGCTTACTGATCGGCGGTGATGGCCCGATGCTGACCGAACTTGAGGCCTACATTGTGGCCCGTAACCTGACACAAACGGTCAGGCTGGCTGGACGGATTGATGATGTCTGGGGATTTCTGGCCCAGGGCGACATCTTTTGCCTGTCATCCGATACTGAACAGATGCCCTTATCTGTGCTGGAAGCCATGGCAACCGCCCTGCCGATTGTCGCCACCGATGTGGGCGATGTGAAAACCATAGTCGCCGCGGAAAACACGCCTTTTGTCGTACCGCCCGCTCACTACGCCCGCGCATTTCAGCATTTATTGTCCGAGCCCGAGCAATGGCAGGCGATTGGCGCAGCCAATTGTCAGAAAGCCCGCCAGCACTACAGCTTCCACCACATGGTGGAGAATTTCACCCGGCTCACAACCCTGACCCGCTAA
- the rpoZ gene encoding DNA-directed RNA polymerase subunit omega has translation MARVTVQDAVDKIGNRFDLIQIASRRARQMQTGGKDPLVPEENDKYTVIALREIEEGLITKDILDARERQEMQEQEAAELAAVSAIAGNQR, from the coding sequence ATGGCACGCGTAACTGTTCAAGATGCTGTTGATAAAATCGGCAACCGTTTCGACCTGATTCAAATTGCTTCTCGCCGCGCGCGTCAAATGCAGACTGGCGGTAAGGATCCATTGGTTCCTGAAGAGAATGACAAATACACAGTGATCGCCCTGCGCGAGATCGAAGAAGGCCTGATCACCAAAGACATTCTGGATGCACGTGAGCGTCAGGAAATGCAAGAGCAGGAAGCCGCTGAGCTGGCGGCAGTCAGTGCGATTGCAGGTAACCAGCGCTAA
- the gmk gene encoding guanylate kinase: protein MSKGTLYIVSAPSGAGKSSLINALLETNPTYDMKVSVSHTTRGMRPGEVHGVHYNFVSVEEFKELAAQDAFLEHAEVFGNFYGTSRLWIEQQLNKGIDVFLDIDWQGAQQIRTLMPQAKSIFILPPSKDELERRLNARGQDSEAVIARRMDEARSEISHFTEYDYVIVNDDFDVALIDFKAIIRAERLKQDKQAAKYSSMLAALLAQQ from the coding sequence ATGAGCAAAGGCACGTTATACATAGTTTCGGCCCCCAGCGGCGCAGGCAAATCCAGCCTGATCAATGCCCTGCTGGAAACCAACCCGACCTATGACATGAAAGTCTCCGTATCCCACACCACACGCGGTATGCGTCCGGGTGAAGTTCATGGTGTGCATTACAATTTTGTCAGCGTGGAAGAGTTCAAAGAGCTGGCTGCCCAGGATGCATTTCTGGAGCATGCCGAAGTGTTCGGTAACTTCTACGGCACATCACGTCTGTGGATCGAACAGCAACTGAACAAAGGGATCGATGTGTTTCTCGACATCGACTGGCAGGGCGCGCAACAGATCCGCACGCTGATGCCTCAAGCCAAAAGTATTTTTATCCTGCCGCCGTCCAAAGATGAGCTGGAGCGTCGTCTCAACGCCCGCGGTCAGGACAGCGAGGCAGTGATCGCCAGACGCATGGATGAAGCACGCTCTGAAATCTCGCATTTCACTGAATATGACTATGTGATCGTGAATGACGATTTTGATGTCGCCTTAATCGATTTTAAAGCCATCATCCGCGCTGAGCGATTGAAGCAAGACAAGCAAGCTGCTAAATATAGCAGCATGTTGGCTGCGCTACTGGCGCAACAGTAA
- a CDS encoding Gfo/Idh/MocA family oxidoreductase has product MTAKTDKKVILVGAGYISDVHAAAIRSLDGIALCAVVDPNRSAAQALAKRHHIPSVFSTIEQALAEAEFDSAHVLTPPNLHAALTTTLLRHGKHVLVEKPLAETEAECDALIALAEQQGVTLAVNQNFIFHPVMDRARQHLANHDIGPVKSVSLRYEMPLRQLAAGQFSHWMFRQPVNLLLEQAVHPLSQLLSLFGRPNAPVLAQITQPRQLSNGQPLIQRLDAIGELDIPFHFSFAMGQDFPVWEMQITGEDGCLSLDFVRQQAIVQNRSRFLPALDTAVAACTQASSLLSQGMRQLSDYALSTAGLKNSQDPFFLSMKTSIGQFYQAIATGQPLLHDGVLGRDLVALCHLLASQSQGADLLKTAKPPVHCTAKPDSDQPCDTPFDVLVIGGTGFIGRHVVQHLLKKHDSVGIMARNLQALPAFYHQPAVQLIQGDVCDPVAVDTAVQRATYVINLAHGGASGDWETIQHAMVDSARLIAQACQTHQITRLVHLGSIASLYLGSDRTVIHSDTPPDPAAAQRAHYARAKAMADHLLLHEIKGLDIVVLRPGIVVGQGGLVNHTGVGFFNNNQYFIGWNLGHNPLPFVLASDVASAAVSALTAPGIAGKALNLVGDVRPSAREYVAMISKGLGRPYRYVPQLTFWLFLQELGKWGIKRLSGRKTDVPTLYDLRSRAMNARFDTSIEKRLLNWQPVSDWDCFYQQAILVHQATPAAETEAEVTRGESATPRPVHADKVVSE; this is encoded by the coding sequence ATGACAGCAAAAACAGACAAGAAGGTCATCCTGGTTGGTGCAGGCTACATCTCTGATGTTCACGCGGCGGCCATCCGATCACTGGATGGCATTGCGCTGTGTGCTGTTGTCGATCCCAATCGCTCTGCCGCACAAGCTCTGGCAAAGCGTCACCATATCCCCTCTGTCTTCAGCACAATCGAACAAGCGCTGGCAGAGGCCGAATTTGACAGCGCCCATGTACTGACTCCGCCCAATCTCCATGCTGCATTAACCACGACTCTGCTCCGCCACGGCAAACATGTGCTGGTCGAAAAACCCCTGGCTGAAACCGAAGCGGAATGCGATGCGCTGATTGCCCTGGCTGAGCAACAGGGGGTCACGCTGGCCGTGAATCAGAATTTCATTTTTCATCCTGTGATGGACCGGGCGAGGCAGCATCTGGCCAACCATGACATTGGCCCGGTGAAATCCGTTTCCCTGCGCTATGAAATGCCGTTACGCCAGCTGGCAGCCGGTCAGTTCAGTCACTGGATGTTCCGCCAGCCCGTCAATTTACTGCTCGAGCAGGCCGTGCATCCGCTGTCGCAGCTGCTCAGTCTGTTCGGCCGCCCGAACGCGCCTGTGCTGGCGCAAATCACTCAGCCCCGGCAGCTCAGCAATGGTCAGCCTTTGATTCAGCGTCTGGATGCCATCGGCGAGCTGGATATTCCTTTTCATTTCTCCTTTGCGATGGGTCAGGATTTTCCGGTGTGGGAAATGCAGATCACCGGCGAAGACGGCTGCCTGAGCCTGGATTTTGTCCGCCAGCAAGCCATAGTGCAAAACCGCAGCCGTTTTCTGCCGGCGCTGGATACAGCCGTGGCCGCCTGTACCCAGGCCAGCAGTCTGCTGTCGCAGGGAATGCGGCAACTGAGCGACTATGCGCTCAGTACCGCCGGCCTGAAAAACTCGCAGGATCCTTTTTTCCTGTCGATGAAAACCAGTATTGGCCAGTTTTATCAGGCGATCGCGACCGGGCAACCCTTATTGCATGATGGCGTACTCGGCCGCGATCTGGTGGCGCTATGCCATCTTCTGGCCAGCCAAAGCCAGGGGGCCGATCTGCTGAAAACAGCGAAGCCGCCGGTTCATTGCACCGCTAAACCAGACAGCGACCAACCTTGCGACACGCCTTTCGATGTGCTGGTGATCGGCGGCACCGGCTTTATCGGTCGTCATGTGGTGCAACACTTGCTGAAAAAACACGATTCAGTCGGCATCATGGCGCGCAATCTTCAGGCTTTACCTGCTTTTTATCACCAGCCAGCCGTGCAGTTAATCCAGGGGGATGTGTGCGATCCCGTGGCCGTTGATACCGCCGTACAACGTGCCACTTATGTCATCAATCTGGCCCACGGCGGTGCCAGCGGTGACTGGGAAACCATTCAGCACGCCATGGTCGATTCGGCCCGGCTGATTGCCCAGGCCTGTCAGACTCACCAGATCACGCGTCTGGTGCACCTGGGCTCCATCGCCTCGCTCTATCTCGGCAGCGACAGAACTGTGATTCACAGCGACACCCCGCCGGACCCGGCGGCTGCACAGCGGGCACATTATGCCCGCGCCAAAGCCATGGCCGATCACCTGCTGCTGCATGAAATCAAGGGACTGGACATTGTCGTGCTCCGGCCCGGCATTGTGGTCGGTCAGGGTGGATTGGTGAATCACACCGGGGTCGGCTTTTTCAATAACAACCAGTATTTTATTGGCTGGAACTTAGGCCATAACCCCCTGCCTTTTGTGCTGGCCAGCGATGTTGCCAGCGCCGCGGTATCTGCCCTGACCGCGCCGGGCATTGCCGGCAAAGCACTGAACCTGGTCGGTGATGTGCGCCCCAGCGCGCGCGAATACGTGGCCATGATCAGCAAGGGACTGGGCCGCCCCTATCGCTATGTACCGCAATTGACCTTCTGGCTGTTTCTGCAGGAACTGGGTAAATGGGGCATCAAGCGCTTGTCGGGCCGCAAAACCGATGTGCCCACCTTGTACGATCTGCGCTCCCGCGCCATGAATGCCCGTTTTGATACCAGCATTGAGAAGCGCCTGCTGAACTGGCAGCCGGTCAGTGACTGGGACTGCTTTTATCAACAGGCCATTCTGGTGCATCAGGCGACGCCTGCGGCTGAGACAGAAGCCGAAGTCACCCGTGGTGAAAGTGCCACGCCGCGCCCCGTGCATGCTGACAAAGTGGTTTCAGAATGA
- the prpB gene encoding methylisocitrate lyase → MSLSPGAKFRLAIQNNHPLQIVGTVNPYCAMMAKQLGHQAIYLSGGGVANASYGLPDLGITTLNDVLVDVERITNACDLPLLVDIDTGFGGAFNIARTIKAMEKAGAAAVHMEDQVAQKRCGHRPNKAIVSQQEMVDRVKAAVDARINPDFVIMARTDALAVEGMDRAIERAIACVEAGADMIFPEAMTQLDQYQAFSNALRSATGKHVPILANITEFGQTPLYDCEALAQSNVDMVLYPLSAFRAMNKAAEMVYSHILEHGNQEAMLEKMQTRQELYRYLNYHDYEDKLDQLFSEQSS, encoded by the coding sequence ATGAGTTTAAGTCCGGGGGCGAAATTCAGACTCGCCATTCAAAATAACCATCCTTTGCAGATTGTCGGCACTGTGAATCCCTACTGCGCCATGATGGCAAAGCAACTGGGCCATCAGGCCATTTATCTGTCTGGCGGTGGGGTGGCCAACGCTTCTTATGGATTGCCGGATCTTGGGATCACTACGCTCAATGACGTCTTGGTTGATGTCGAGCGCATTACCAATGCCTGTGACTTGCCGCTGCTGGTTGATATCGATACCGGCTTTGGCGGGGCATTTAATATTGCCCGGACCATTAAAGCCATGGAAAAAGCCGGCGCCGCAGCGGTGCATATGGAAGATCAGGTCGCGCAGAAGCGTTGTGGTCACCGGCCCAATAAGGCCATCGTCAGCCAGCAAGAAATGGTGGATCGGGTGAAAGCGGCGGTGGATGCACGTATCAATCCGGACTTTGTCATCATGGCACGGACAGATGCACTGGCTGTTGAGGGCATGGACAGGGCGATTGAACGTGCGATTGCCTGCGTCGAAGCCGGGGCCGACATGATTTTTCCGGAAGCGATGACGCAGTTGGACCAGTACCAAGCGTTCTCAAATGCACTGCGTTCAGCCACGGGGAAACATGTTCCGATTCTGGCCAATATTACGGAGTTTGGCCAAACACCACTTTACGATTGTGAAGCACTAGCACAATCGAATGTTGATATGGTGCTGTACCCACTCAGTGCATTTCGTGCCATGAATAAAGCAGCAGAGATGGTCTACAGCCATATTCTGGAACATGGCAATCAGGAAGCCATGCTGGAGAAAATGCAGACGCGTCAAGAGCTGTATCGTTACCTGAATTACCATGATTACGAAGACAAGCTGGATCAGCTGTTTTCAGAACAATCCTCGTAA
- the prpC gene encoding 2-methylcitrate synthase, producing MSSQQLSGAGLRGQSAGSTALCTVGKTGTGLTYRGYDITDLANHAQFEEVAHLLLIGHLPTQAELDRYKTRLIGLRGLPQALKEVLERIPADAHPMDVMRTGCSMLGNLEAEHDFSQQQAVTERMLALFPAIICYWYRFSHDGVRIDTEDTREDSIGGYFLKMLTGEAPSELFKQVMHCSLILYAEHEFNASTFTARVCASTLSDLHSCVTGAIGTLRGPLHGGANEAAMEMIEHWKTPDEAEQNILRMLENKEKIMGFGHAIYRESDPRNALIKRWSQALSEQVGDTHLFAVSERVESVMKREKGLFCNADFFHASAYHFMGIPTKLFTPIFVMSRLTGWAAHVYEQRANNRIIRPSADYTGPEHQAWLPIEQRG from the coding sequence ATGTCATCTCAGCAACTTAGCGGCGCTGGCCTGCGGGGTCAAAGCGCGGGCAGCACTGCTTTATGTACCGTCGGTAAAACCGGCACAGGTCTGACTTACCGTGGTTATGACATCACAGATCTGGCCAACCATGCTCAGTTTGAAGAAGTGGCCCACTTACTGCTCATCGGGCACTTACCCACGCAGGCTGAACTGGACCGATACAAAACCCGTTTGATCGGCCTGCGGGGCCTGCCTCAGGCCCTGAAAGAAGTCCTGGAGCGTATTCCTGCGGATGCGCACCCCATGGATGTGATGCGCACAGGGTGCTCCATGCTGGGGAACCTGGAGGCTGAGCATGATTTCTCGCAACAGCAAGCCGTGACCGAAAGAATGCTGGCGCTGTTCCCGGCGATAATCTGCTATTGGTATCGTTTCAGTCACGATGGCGTGCGGATCGACACGGAAGATACCCGTGAAGATTCTATCGGCGGGTACTTCTTAAAGATGCTGACCGGCGAAGCGCCAAGTGAACTGTTCAAGCAGGTGATGCACTGCTCGCTGATCCTGTACGCAGAACATGAATTTAATGCATCGACCTTTACGGCACGCGTCTGTGCTTCCACCCTGTCCGATCTCCACTCTTGTGTGACAGGAGCCATCGGCACTTTACGTGGACCGCTGCATGGCGGGGCCAATGAAGCGGCGATGGAGATGATAGAGCACTGGAAAACGCCGGATGAAGCCGAGCAAAATATTCTGCGCATGCTGGAGAACAAAGAGAAAATCATGGGCTTTGGTCATGCGATTTACCGTGAGAGCGATCCGCGCAATGCACTGATCAAACGCTGGTCTCAGGCCCTGTCTGAGCAGGTGGGTGATACGCACCTGTTCGCCGTCTCTGAGCGTGTGGAATCGGTCATGAAACGTGAAAAAGGCCTGTTCTGTAACGCGGATTTCTTCCATGCCTCGGCCTATCATTTCATGGGGATTCCAACCAAATTATTCACCCCGATTTTTGTCATGAGCCGTTTGACGGGTTGGGCAGCTCATGTGTATGAGCAGCGGGCGAATAACCGGATTATCCGCCCCAGTGCAGATTACACTGGCCCGGAACATCAAGCCTGGTTGCCCATCGAACAACGTGGCTAA